Below is a window of Terriglobia bacterium DNA.
CCCAGGCTCAAAGCTCCGCGGACCGCGCCGCCAACGGCGTTAACTCCCTGGATGAAAAGTTCCAGAATCGGAACCAGTTCGATGTTTCCGATGAAAAGTCGATCCAATTCAAAGTCAACAGCGCCACCCTCGACAAACAGTACACGGATACTCTTGATGAGATTGCGAATACTCTGATGCAGAGTCCGAATTCCATCCTCGTTCTGGAAGGCCGGACGGATTCCAGCGGAGCCAAGGACTACAACGTGAAGCTCGGTGAACGCCGCGTCGACGCCGTAAAACGGTATCTGGTCGTCGAAAAAGGCGTGCCGGTCTACAAGATTCACGACGTCAGCTTCGGTTCGGAGAAACCCGTTGCCGAAAACAACACGCGGGAAGGCCGCGAGAAAAACCGCGCGGTTGTCATGACGGTGATGATTCCCAAGGGCTCCGGAGACGTGGCAGCCAGGAACAATAACTAAGAAATTGCACCATTGCATCATTCGAAGTTGCTGCATTTCAAATTTAGAACTGCAAAAACTTCCAATGATGCAATGGTGCAATAAGCCCTTAAGCCCCCTGCCTCTTCCGGCTAAACTGAACCAGCCTGACCGTAGTACCAATCGTCGTCCCAGGAGGCGGCGGTGGACAGCAGCTCGTCGCGAGAGGCCCCCAGGGAGTCCCGCCTGATGCAGAAATCCGGCTTCTGGTACGCACGCGTGAGTTTTTCAAGCAAAGCCGGGCGTTGTGCGTCGCAGCGCTTGCGGGCCAATTCCAGCGCATTGATAAAATATCCGACCTGGGATCCTGTCAATCCGCTCAAGAGCCCGGGCTGCGTTGCATTTTGTTTGAGAATTTCCAACAATTGCTTGAGGCGCGTGTTTTCAGCCAGTATCTGGCCACCTGAACTTACCTGGGCGAAACCGATTACCGCCAGCTCTGCGACGGAATCCATCGCTGTGATAAGACGAAGTGCAGCCTCCCCCAGGTTGGCGGGCGACTTCGGCTGAGAACCTTTGTCATCGGCGCCAAAGTGTCCTCGACCGCCTGGTAACAGGAACGGCGCTATGCCGTCGTAAGCTTCTTCCAACTCGGCCCGGCACTCGGTGAACATTTTCTGGCTCAGGATCATCAGACCCAATTCGTCCTGCGGCTTTCCATTTTCGAGGAGAGTTGCTTTATCGCCGTCGCTTAACCTGCCAACCAGCGTTATTTGATCCGCGTGGAGATTCTTCACCGTCTCCGTCAGCCGATTCAAGTCCTCGGGGCTTAACCGCGTAGCAACGGAACCTGGGCGCTGCGCCAGCAGATTGTTGACGAACAGGTAAAGATCCGCCTCTGCCGCGGCATTGTTTTTGCCGGAAGGCAGCGCATCCACTATCTTGAGAAGGTCGCTGTAGCCCTTGCGCCAGCGGCAGGCGTCGCCGGAATTGCCCCACTCACGAGAAAGAATCGAACCGACGATCATCTGCGGATCGACGTTCTTCAGCGCCTCGCGCGCTGCTGTTTTGCTGATCAGGTTGCCTTTGGTTTGCCGCGCTGAAGGATCATGCGTCCGGCGCTCGTTGGCCTGGAACATCAGGGCAGCCATACTGCAGCCCCGCAACTGGTTCATATCCGTCTGGGCCCGGCAATCTGCGGTTATAGGCGGTTGATCCTCCGAGCCGCTCAGCAACGAATCGAAAGCTTCTTTGGAGAGACTCCACTCGAGAGTGCCAGACCTCGAAAGAAGCCTTTGTGCGAGCGGCTCCGTCATCGTTGCCCGGATATAAAACGGACGTATGGCTTGCGCGCTGTGCACAATGCCGGCGCCGCTATGCTCGACGGTCGGACCGAGGATTCCAAGATCTTCCGCAATCTTAAGGCTCGGGAAGTCGTGCAGCCGGACCACCAGCGTCTCTTCGATCTCGCCGATATCGAATACTTCCTTGAGCACGCGAGGCACGATCAGAAGTTCCTGATAACAGGCCTTGTCCGGATCGCAGACATCGCGGAACTGCTTCAGCGTGTATAAGGAGAACGGTGTTTGATTTCCCAGAAGTTCAAGCGCGAGCGCTCTCGCAATCGAACATTCGTCCGGGTTTGCTGCCTGGGTTCGGTTCATTTCGCCGAGTTCCAGGCGCAGAGTTTCGGCCCACGAGCGGGCCGTATCATGGGAGTCGGCGTTCCCGAGTCCGAACGTCGGGTCGTGGTTGTCGATCTCGATGATTGTCTCGATCCTTGCCTTCTGCCCCGCTCCAAGGGCCGGCCAGACCTCTGCGTCCACTCGGAGAAAGGTTTGTTTGGAATCGATATCAGACTCGCCTTCCTTCAGCCACACGTTTTCCGGCCGCACAAAATTGGCAGTGAAGGCATTGATGCCTTGAATCTCGGAACGGGAAATCGCGGCAATGCAATCGTCCACGAAGGTGCCGGCGGGCAAAAGTCCAACCGCGATAACATCCCAGTCCTCGTTTTCGTCTTTGTTGCCTCCGGGTTTTAAGCGTTCCCACTTCACGGGAATCAAAAAAGACAATTCATATTTGGCCCAGTCACCGACGTTGTTTGTCTTTGAAAGGACATTCGCGAAACTCGTGGCGGTCAAGTAGACATAAGCAAACTCGCCGCCTATAGGGGCGGGTGGACGCGCCCACACGGACAGGCGTAACTGTTCTTTCTCACCCGTGTGCTCCCGCACGATGGGCGCCTGCAGCGGCTCGTTGACCAATTTGTCGACAAACGACTGGACCTTGTCCAGGTTCGCCAGCAGTGGAAGCACCCGGATCGTAGTTCCGGAATATTCGAACGGGCCCGTGATGGCATCCAGCGCCGTCGGCACCGTACTGTTGAAGAGCGGTGGCTCCAATTTCGAGGCCGGAATGCAGGGATTGAGCGGCGCGCCGGCGCCATCCCGCCAGATGCCGTCGTGTTTACGCCAGGCGAGGTTGATGCCCTGCTCATAAATCAGGTTCATGCTCATCCAGAAGGGCAGCACGGGCTTCAACTCCGAAACGTCCGCGTCTTTGGCTCGCCATTGCCGGGAAACTTCCAGGCCCAGTACGCGCTCGATCGGCAGCGACGACTGTTGATACAAGTTGATCGTGTGACCACCGCTCAGATCGCCAAAGAAGGTCCGTTCCTCTCCAAGGAGACCGCCGCCGAGAAAACCCGTCATTCGCATCGGCCCGTTCGTCAGCGCCTGATAACAGACTCCGGACACATCATCGGCACGGCGAAACTGCTTGAGGTTGAGAGAGTTTTGAATGAATCCTGATCCGGACGGCGCGAAGCCGGGCGCGAGGCGGGCCAGCATCTCCGGGATGGCCGACGGATCCGTCCCCGGATTCAGGGGGTGGATTCTCATGGCTTGCGCCAGCCATATTGCGTCGCGGGCAAAGCCATTCATGGCCTCGGCGATATTGGATGCCATCTTCCAAGGCATGATCGGACTGCCCGGGTCGGTCGGCACACGGAAGTTCGACATCGGTGCATCGCGCTGGACTTCCAGGAAGACGCGTTTTTCCAGGCCCTTGTCGGCATACGCCTCCGGAAACACCTGCGTTTCGATGCGCGCGAGCGTGACGGATGAAAGCGCATTATGGGTCCAGGAACTCGGCGTAGCCGTGACCTTCGAGAGGATCTTGGTAAAACCGAAGACGGTACGGCCCATCGGCACCGAAAAATTGTCGTCCACAAAGATGTACGGCGTAATGACAGCCCAGTCGTGAAACACCCATTTGCCGTGGACGAGCTTGTACCACTCGACCGGCACAAGAAACAGAACTTCGACCTGCGCAAACCATCCGGTTTGAGTTACCGGATCGGACAGCTGACCGTAATCGAGCACCATCAGATAAACATAAGGAACAAACGCGCGGAAGTTTCCCACTTCCAGCGGTACGAGGTTTAAATAGCCATTGCACAACTCCTGCAGAGCGTCGAGATCGGCTCGCAAAGGGAAGACGCGTACCGACACTCCGTTGAATGCGAACGGAGGCTTCATCCGTAAGCGATTACTTGTGAACGGCGGCAGGTGCTTGCTGAACTCGC
It encodes the following:
- a CDS encoding OmpA family protein; its protein translation is MHRLSIVLLMSATLAATSGCASRKYVRSTVDNSADTLNGRIDTNEGEIKEVRDDVDKKVSGVDSKVSALDTRTTEGMSSLKGDVQNSDQHAAQAQSSADRAANGVNSLDEKFQNRNQFDVSDEKSIQFKVNSATLDKQYTDTLDEIANTLMQSPNSILVLEGRTDSSGAKDYNVKLGERRVDAVKRYLVVEKGVPVYKIHDVSFGSEKPVAENNTREGREKNRAVVMTVMIPKGSGDVAARNNN